One Leptolyngbyaceae cyanobacterium DNA window includes the following coding sequences:
- a CDS encoding DnaJ C-terminal domain-containing protein, translating to MLYIIPLLLAYYVLMIIATCKGFWQGKNYTKNWWIKTIYKRFPINARGDDLRLDLALDFYEVIFGCNKTIRVEHLEARPNGDVISAIKTLTVTVPAGVDSGTRLRIPGEGDASQYGGSPGDLYIYLLVPLESGEFKRDGTNVISEIRITTEEAERGGEVTVNTIDGEAKLMIPPGTNSGDYLTLKGHGVPKLGSPTDRGDHIIQVVF from the coding sequence ATGCTTTATATTATTCCTCTCCTATTGGCTTATTATGTTCTAATGATAATTGCAACTTGTAAAGGTTTTTGGCAGGGAAAAAATTATACAAAAAATTGGTGGATTAAAACAATTTATAAACGCTTCCCTATTAACGCTAGAGGTGATGATTTGCGACTCGATCTGGCTCTAGATTTCTATGAAGTAATTTTCGGATGTAATAAAACAATAAGAGTTGAGCATTTAGAAGCTAGACCTAATGGTGATGTGATATCAGCGATAAAAACACTAACAGTGACCGTTCCCGCTGGGGTTGATTCTGGAACACGTTTGCGTATACCTGGAGAAGGAGATGCTAGCCAATATGGCGGCAGTCCTGGAGATCTGTATATCTATCTTCTGGTGCCATTAGAAAGTGGGGAATTTAAACGTGATGGTACTAATGTCATTTCAGAAATAAGGATTACAACAGAAGAAGCTGAGCGAGGTGGAGAAGTTACTGTAAATACAATCGATGGAGAGGCGAAACTTATGATTCCTCCTGGAACAAATAGTGGTGATTATTTAACTTTAAAAGGACATGGTGTACCAAAGCTTGGTTCCCCTACAGATAGGGGAGATCACATTATCCAAGTTGTGTTCTAG